In the genome of Oncorhynchus clarkii lewisi isolate Uvic-CL-2024 chromosome 22, UVic_Ocla_1.0, whole genome shotgun sequence, one region contains:
- the LOC139380181 gene encoding polypeptide N-acetylgalactosaminyltransferase 3, with amino-acid sequence MSGLRRVLRRRLHPLKLVIVALIFVTFLFLIQREVVSQSPSLEEPWLKEMAVKRDAMLGMVMGAVNNFRDAMPKMQIKAPVRQHDNAGDFSCLPGTYTAAELRPALERPPQDPNSPGASGKPFHTDKLSPAEQKEKDRGEEKHCFNLYASDRISLSRDLGPDTRPPECIEQTFKRCPPLLTTSVIIVFHNEGWTTLLRTVYSVLHTSPAIFLKEIILVDDASVDDALKEELDEYLKRLHIVHVVRQRERKGLITARLLGASVATGDILTFLDAHCECFSGWLEPLLARIAENYTAVVSPDITTIDLNTFEFMKPSPYGQNHNRGNFDWGLSFGWESLPDHEKQRRKDETYPIKTPTFAGGLFSISKDYFYLIGSYDEQMEIWGGENIEMSFRVWQCGGQLEIIPCSIVGHVFRTKSPHTFPKGTQVIARNQVRLAEVWMDDYKEIFYRRNQQAAQLAKDRAFGDVGRRVDLRERLQCKSFSWYLKNVYPEVFMPDLNPLHFGSVKNVGKDSCLDAGENNEGGKPLILYPCHGLGGNQYFEYSTHHEIRHNIQKELCLHGTDGAVKLEDCQYKGRNTFVGAEQKWELRENQLFYIPGWNLCLSARHEHPSLVACNPSDRYQLWLYV; translated from the exons ATGAGTGGTCTCCGCAGAGTTCTCAGAAGGCGATTACACCCCTTAAAACTGGTGATAGTGGCCCTTATTTTTGTCACATTTCTCTTCCTAATACAACGTGAGGTAGTAAGCCAAAGTCCCTCTCTAGAAGAGCCCTGGCTGAAGGAGATGGCTGTCAAACGGGATGCCATGCTGGGCATGGTGATGGGTGCTGTCAATAACTTTAGGGATGCCATGCCAAAAATGCAGATCAAAGCCCCAGTGcgtcagcatgacaatgcaggGGACTTCTCCTGTTTGCCAGGGACCTACACGGCTGCTGAGTTGAGGCCAGCCCTGGAGCGTCCACCTCAGGACCCCAACAGCCCCGGGGCCTCTGGGAAGCCCTTTCACACAGATAAACTGAGCCCTGCTGAACAGAAGGAGAAGGACcggggagaggagaaacactGTTTTAACCTCTACGCCAGTGACCGCATTTCTCTCAGCCGTGACCTGGGTCCTGATACCAGACCACCAGA ATGTATCGAGCAAACGTTCAAGCGCTGTCCCCCTTTGCTGACCACCAGCGTGATCATTGTGTTTCACAATGAAGGCTGGACTACTCTGCTGAGGACGGTGTACAGTGTCCTCCACACCTCCCCTGCCATCTTCCTCAAGGAGATCATCCTGGTGGACGATGCCAGTGTGGACG ACGCCTTGAAAGAGGAGTTGGATGAATATTTGAAGCGGCTGCACATCGTGCATGTGGTGCGGCAGCGGGAGAGAAAGGGCCTGATCACCGCTCGGCTACTGGGAGCCTCGGTGGCCACCGGAGACATCCTCACCTTCCTCGACGCTCACT GTGAATGCTTCAGTGGCTGGCTTGAGCCTCTACTGGCCAGGATAGCAGAGAACTACACTGCAGTAGTGAGTCCTGACATCACTACCATTGACCTCAACACTTTTGAGTTTATGAAGCCCTCGCCGTACGGGCAGAACCACAACCGTGGTAACTTCGACTGGGGCCTGTCCTTCGGCTGGGAGAGTCTACCGGACCACGAGAAACAACGGAGGAAGGATGAGACCTATCCTATTAA GACACCGACTTTTGCTGGGGGACTCTTCTCTATCTCCAAGGACTACTTCTATCTCATCGGAAGCTATGATGAACAAATGGAAATCTGGGGCGGCGAGAATATTGAAATGTCTTTCAGA gtgtgGCAGTGTGGCGGTCAGCTAGAAATCATCCCTTGCTCCATCGTGGGTCACGTGTTCCGCACCAAGAGCCCCCACACCTTCCCCAAGGGCACCCAGGTGATCGCACGCAACCAGGTGCGGCTGGCCGAGGTCTGGATGGACGACTACAAGGAAATCTTCTACCGGCGCAACCAGCAAGCCGCCCAGTTGGCCAAAGAC AGGGCCTTCGGAGACGTCGGGCGTCGTGTGGACCTCCGGGAGCGGCTGCAGTGCAAGAGCTTCTCCTGGTATTTGAAAAATGTGTATCCAGAGGTCTTCATGCCTgatctcaacccgctccactttGGCTCG GTGAAAAATGTAGGTAAAGACTCGTGTCTGGATGCAGGGGAGAACAACGAGGGAGGGAAACCGCTGATCTTGTATCCATGCCACGGCCTCGGAGGAAACCAG TATTTTGAGTACTCGACCCATCATGAGATCCGGCACAACATTCAGAAGGAGTTGTGTTTGCATGGGACGGATGGAGccgtgaagctggaagactgccaGTATAAAGGCCGCAATACGTTTGTAGGAGCAGAACAGAAGTGGGAGTTAAGGGAG AACCAGTTATTCTACATCCCAGGATGGAACCTGTGTCTGAGTGCTCGTCATGAGCACCCCTCGTTGGTGGCCTGTAACCCCTCAGACAGATACCAGCTGTGGCTCTACGTCTGA